In a genomic window of Candidatus Eisenbacteria bacterium:
- a CDS encoding isoprenylcysteine carboxylmethyltransferase family protein produces the protein MADALRFGFLAGYAVALVVLVVRVLPLAARIPGSAQRATGARRWLPAVLLPVAFLVPAAIMLARVGELDRAWPVVRLAGLALGLYAAVMMLRAAATLGRQLVPQAVVFPDHALATSGPYALVRHPAYSGDLALWLGAALATLDVVLLALWPLYLVATTAEARVEERLLEARFGPAYADYAQRTGRFVPRLIGRLTARRVAS, from the coding sequence ATGGCCGACGCCCTCCGCTTCGGCTTTCTGGCCGGCTACGCCGTCGCGCTCGTCGTGCTCGTCGTGCGCGTGCTGCCGTTGGCGGCGCGCATTCCCGGATCGGCGCAGCGGGCGACCGGTGCGCGGCGATGGCTGCCGGCGGTGCTGCTGCCGGTGGCCTTCCTCGTGCCGGCCGCGATCATGCTCGCCCGCGTGGGCGAGCTCGACCGCGCGTGGCCCGTCGTGCGGCTCGCGGGCCTCGCGCTCGGTCTGTACGCGGCGGTCATGATGCTCCGGGCGGCGGCGACGCTGGGACGACAGCTCGTCCCGCAGGCCGTCGTGTTCCCCGACCACGCGCTCGCGACGTCGGGTCCGTATGCGCTCGTGCGCCACCCGGCGTATTCGGGCGATCTCGCGCTCTGGCTCGGCGCCGCGCTCGCGACGCTCGACGTCGTGCTGCTCGCGCTGTGGCCGCTATATCTCGTCGCGACGACCGCCGAGGCGCGCGTCGAGGAGCGGCTGCTCGAGGCCCGGTTCGGTCCGGCGTACGCCGACTACGCGCAGCGGACGGGGCGCTTCGTTCCGCGGCTGATCGGTCGGTTGACAGCTCGACGGGTCGCCTCGTAA
- a CDS encoding PspA/IM30 family protein — translation MRFFARLSNLVRGVLGRWIGEREHRNPGAVYEAAIAERVVQYGKLREAAAGVIYMRQKLERELGQRTDELGRVRRQLDVAVERDDDTAALALIARRDALSNDVTRLGDELRDLTSEADAAKKNLVGFQQEIQRLRDERTRMLARLANAKARLRLHETLSGLSPEADIRALEEVRDHVNRIVTEANLVRDGGDPLLEKRLGTIRDAEAERTARAQLEELKRAKRPNLVPMVIPTPAPAAAATAAR, via the coding sequence ATGCGATTCTTCGCACGGTTGTCGAATCTCGTCCGTGGTGTGCTCGGCCGGTGGATCGGCGAGCGCGAGCACCGCAATCCCGGCGCGGTCTACGAAGCCGCGATCGCCGAGCGCGTCGTGCAGTACGGGAAGCTGCGCGAAGCCGCCGCCGGCGTCATCTACATGCGCCAGAAGCTCGAGCGCGAGCTCGGCCAGCGTACCGACGAGCTCGGCCGCGTCCGGCGCCAGCTCGACGTCGCGGTCGAGCGCGACGACGACACGGCGGCGCTCGCGCTGATCGCGCGTCGCGACGCGCTCTCGAACGACGTGACACGCCTCGGCGACGAGCTGCGCGACCTCACGAGCGAGGCCGACGCCGCCAAGAAGAACCTCGTCGGCTTCCAGCAGGAGATCCAGCGCCTGCGCGACGAACGGACGCGCATGCTCGCACGCCTCGCCAACGCCAAGGCGCGCCTGCGTCTCCACGAGACGCTCTCCGGGCTCTCGCCTGAGGCCGACATCCGGGCGCTCGAGGAGGTCCGGGACCACGTGAACCGCATCGTCACCGAGGCGAACCTCGTGCGTGACGGGGGCGATCCTCTGCTCGAGAAGCGCCTCGGCACGATCCGCGACGCCGAGGCCGAGCGGACGGCGCGCGCGCAGCTCGAGGAGCTGAAGCGCGCCAAGCGGCCGAACCTGGTGCCGATGGTGATCCCGACGCCGGCACCCGCCGCGGCGGCGACGGCCGCGCGCTGA
- a CDS encoding sigma-54 dependent transcriptional regulator, translated as MAGRILIVDDEKAILVALRGLFTKEGYEVETASSGEEAVRKIEAGSFHVVVTDLSMEGISGMQVLERARAVDPDLAVVMITAHGSEKAAVQAMKLGAADYLPKPFDNDELRVVVRRAMEGALLKRDHRRLVEQVAGAYGFEQLIGASPAMRRVFETIARVADTDVTVLVRGESGTGKELVANALHYRSPRRARPLVKMNCAALSRELVESELFGHEKGAFTGAVARREGKFEAADGGTLFLDECGDMPLETQAKLLRAIQEKEFERVGGNQPIKVDVRLIAATNQDLEAAVKAGRFREDLYYRLRVIELVIPPLAERREDIPLLVDRFLADAAARFGRPVKPLTADALRACVAHQWKGNVRELKSAIEQALLLAPGDEIATTDLFTVPEGAAPPAVPPSNGDGRSFRDAKERVVAAFERDFILQALRRHGGNITKAAEDVGMYRQNFQQKMRELGITAEDAGK; from the coding sequence ATGGCGGGACGCATCCTCATCGTCGACGACGAGAAGGCCATCCTGGTGGCGCTCCGGGGCCTGTTCACCAAGGAAGGCTACGAGGTGGAGACGGCGTCCTCGGGCGAGGAGGCGGTCCGCAAGATCGAGGCCGGCAGCTTCCACGTCGTCGTGACCGACCTCAGCATGGAAGGCATCAGCGGCATGCAGGTGCTCGAGCGCGCGCGGGCCGTCGATCCCGACCTCGCGGTCGTCATGATCACGGCGCACGGGTCGGAGAAGGCGGCCGTGCAGGCGATGAAGCTCGGCGCCGCCGACTACCTGCCGAAGCCGTTCGACAACGACGAGCTGCGCGTCGTCGTCCGCCGCGCCATGGAGGGCGCGCTCTTGAAGCGCGACCACCGCCGGCTCGTCGAGCAGGTGGCCGGCGCGTACGGCTTCGAGCAGCTGATCGGCGCGAGCCCGGCCATGCGGCGCGTGTTCGAGACCATCGCGCGCGTCGCCGACACGGACGTCACGGTGCTCGTGCGCGGCGAGAGCGGGACGGGCAAGGAGCTGGTGGCGAACGCGCTCCACTACCGCAGCCCGCGTCGCGCCCGGCCGCTCGTGAAGATGAACTGCGCGGCCCTCTCGCGCGAGCTGGTCGAGAGCGAGCTCTTCGGGCACGAGAAGGGCGCGTTCACGGGCGCGGTCGCGCGCCGCGAGGGCAAGTTCGAAGCAGCCGACGGCGGCACGCTCTTCCTGGACGAGTGCGGCGACATGCCGCTCGAGACGCAGGCGAAGCTCCTGCGCGCGATCCAGGAGAAGGAGTTCGAGCGCGTCGGCGGGAACCAGCCCATCAAGGTCGACGTGCGACTGATCGCGGCGACGAACCAGGACCTCGAGGCGGCGGTCAAGGCCGGCCGCTTCCGCGAGGACCTCTACTACCGGCTGCGCGTGATCGAGCTCGTGATCCCGCCGCTCGCCGAACGGCGCGAGGACATCCCGCTGCTGGTCGATCGCTTCCTCGCCGACGCCGCGGCACGCTTCGGGCGTCCCGTGAAGCCGCTCACCGCCGACGCGCTCCGGGCCTGCGTGGCGCACCAGTGGAAGGGCAACGTGCGGGAGCTGAAGTCGGCGATCGAGCAGGCGCTGCTGCTCGCGCCCGGCGACGAGATCGCCACGACGGATCTCTTCACGGTTCCCGAAGGGGCGGCGCCGCCGGCCGTCCCGCCGAGCAACGGCGACGGGCGATCGTTCCGCGACGCGAAGGAGCGGGTGGTCGCGGCGTTCGAGCGCGACTTCATCCTGCAGGCGCTCCGCCGACACGGGGGCAACATCACCAAGGCGGCCGAGGACGTCGGGATGTACCGGCAGAATTTCCAGCAGAAGATGCGCGAGCTCGGCATCACCGCCGAGGACGCCGGCAAGTAG
- a CDS encoding HAMP domain-containing sensor histidine kinase — MALIGFIVALCLFKHFMRQYRGYARRIGQDDSPWGCGASSKHHTKWERDWTRDWERHKRRAEREARRWARRYGYPTPETAQTAPPPPPPPKTELTDEEILRRARVRAGHEVAFYAHLQSYLAVIAFLALINVFTSWYPWFLWPALGWGIGLVAHYMAVFGSRRLKERYFDPAVAREVQREKAVFQTEKQADLSELTSTIAHEIRNPIAAAKSLVQQMGEDPGSVEHVEYAKVAIDELDRVERRISHLLKYAKEEDYAFQHVNLATIVDASLTQMKSKLEGAKVAAVRHYITGPTVNADPEKLKSVFVNIIDNAIDSFANVAEGRRIECSLENGGRNATVRIRDNGAGISKERLDRIFNPFFTTKDHGTGLGMAIAKKIVEAHTGTIEVESAVGRGTEFQVTLPLPTK; from the coding sequence ATGGCGCTCATCGGATTCATCGTCGCCCTGTGCCTCTTCAAGCACTTCATGCGGCAGTATCGGGGATACGCGCGGCGGATCGGGCAGGACGACAGCCCGTGGGGGTGCGGCGCCTCGTCCAAGCACCACACCAAGTGGGAGCGCGACTGGACGCGCGACTGGGAGCGGCACAAGCGCCGGGCCGAGCGCGAAGCACGACGCTGGGCTCGCCGCTACGGCTATCCGACCCCGGAGACGGCGCAGACCGCGCCGCCACCGCCGCCGCCCCCGAAGACCGAGCTCACCGACGAGGAGATCCTGCGTCGCGCGCGCGTCCGCGCCGGGCACGAGGTGGCCTTCTACGCGCACCTGCAGAGCTACCTCGCCGTCATCGCGTTCCTGGCGCTGATCAACGTCTTCACCAGCTGGTATCCGTGGTTCCTGTGGCCCGCGCTCGGGTGGGGCATCGGGCTCGTCGCGCACTACATGGCGGTCTTCGGATCGCGGCGCCTGAAGGAGCGGTATTTCGATCCCGCCGTCGCGCGTGAGGTGCAGCGCGAGAAGGCGGTGTTCCAGACCGAGAAGCAGGCCGACCTCTCGGAGCTCACGTCGACGATCGCGCACGAGATCCGCAACCCCATCGCGGCCGCGAAGTCGCTCGTCCAGCAGATGGGTGAGGATCCCGGATCGGTCGAGCACGTCGAGTACGCGAAGGTCGCCATCGACGAGCTCGATCGCGTCGAGCGGCGCATCTCGCACCTCCTCAAGTACGCCAAGGAGGAGGACTACGCGTTCCAGCACGTGAACCTCGCCACGATCGTCGATGCGTCGCTGACCCAGATGAAGAGCAAGCTCGAAGGCGCGAAGGTCGCCGCCGTGCGCCACTACATCACGGGTCCGACCGTCAACGCCGATCCGGAGAAGCTGAAGTCGGTCTTCGTCAACATCATCGACAACGCCATCGACTCGTTCGCGAACGTGGCCGAGGGACGCCGGATCGAGTGCTCACTCGAGAACGGCGGCCGGAACGCGACGGTGCGCATCCGCGACAACGGGGCGGGCATCTCGAAGGAGCGGCTCGATCGCATCTTCAACCCCTTCTTCACGACCAAGGACCACGGCACCGGGCTCGGCATGGCCATCGCGAAGAAGATCGTCGAGGCGCACACGGGCACGATCGAGGTCGAGAGCGCGGTCGGGCGCGGCACCGAGTTCCAGGTGACGCTGCCGCTGCCGACGAAGTGA